The following nucleotide sequence is from Trueperaceae bacterium.
TGAGTGGAACCATGGTCACAAATATTTCGGCATCAGCAATTAATTCTGGAAGGTGGAACTCGCGCCTTGCATTGGCCAATCTAAAAGCTGCATCTGGAGCAAACGGGTCCCAAACAGCAACATCTGCACCTAGTGCAGAACACCACGAGGCATATCGACCTCCTATGCTGCCCACACCGACAACTCGTACTCGTTTCCCGGATAGCGTGCCACTAACGAATTGGGTGGTATCACCGAACTGAATACCTCGCTGTCCAGGTTTACCAATCCCACCTTCAGGTCGATACTGCCAGGTTTCATGACTTTCCATCATCGCTACATAGGTCTGTGGTATTCGCCGGAGAGCATTGATTGTCATGGCAAGGCCAAATTCTGCTACTGATTGACCCCAATACACATCGACTCTATGCGGGATAAAGCTAACTCCCCTAGCCTTAGTCCTGTCAAGGATTCCATTTTGATCTCGCCAACCTCTCGATTGGGCGTGGCACTCTTCTAAAGCTGAAAAAGGATCCAACATGTCATCATCCACGCTAAAACCAAGGATGGCTAATCGGGTCACTGAAGCTGGATCATTTACTAACTCCAACACAGTCGCATCAGGATCTTCCGTCCGGTAAAAATCGCAATCCCCTTGCTCTTTCCACCGTTCATGCCAA
It contains:
- a CDS encoding hydroxyacid dehydrogenase, which gives rise to MRSVICVHESFDLNWPFSADHWHERWKEQGDCDFYRTEDPDATVLELVNDPASVTRLAILGFSVDDDMLDPFSALEECHAQSRGWRDQNGILDRTKARGVSFIPHRVDVYWGQSVAEFGLAMTINALRRIPQTYVAMMESHETWQYRPEGGIGKPGQRGIQFGDTTQFVSGTLSGKRVRVVGVGSIGGRYASWCSALGADVAVWDPFAPDAAFRLANARREFHLPELIADAEIFVTMVPLTDDTRGMITGELVEAIPGGSIVVQVTRAPIMDTEVLYRRVINDELALAADVFDKEPLPLDSPLLGRHNVIHTPHNAGRTRDSNLAMTDDQIARFRPR